Proteins from a single region of Xyrauchen texanus isolate HMW12.3.18 chromosome 7, RBS_HiC_50CHRs, whole genome shotgun sequence:
- the gpx1b gene encoding glutathione peroxidase 1b, with amino-acid sequence MAGIKSFYDITAKTLTGEVFKFSSLQGKVVLIENVASLUGTTTRDYTQMNELYERFSDKGLVILGVPCNQFGHQENCNNEEILMSLKYVRPGNGFDPKFQLLEKVDVNGKDAHPLFVFLKEKLPFPSDEPRAFMSDPKFIVWSPVCRNDIAWNFEKFLIGSDGVPFKRYSRRYLTSNIEGDIKKLLSIAH; translated from the exons ATGGCTGGAATAAAATCATTTTACGACATCACAGCCAAAACGCTCACTGGAGAAGTGTTCAAGTTTTCATCTTTACAGGGCAAAGTGGTACTGATCGAGAATGTCGCCTCTCTTTGAGGAACAACCACCAGGGATTACACCCAGATGAACGAGCTCTATGAGCGTTTCTCAGACAAAGGGCTTGTGATTCTGGGAGTCCCCTGCAACCAGTTCGGACATCAG GAAAACTGTAACAACGAGGAGATCCTGATGTCCCTGAAGTATGTCCGTCCTGGGAATGGCTTTGATCCCAAATTCCAGCTTTTGGAGAAGGTCGATGTGAATGGGAAAGACGCTCATCCTCTCTTCGTCTTTCTCAAGGAGAAACTTCCATTCCCGAGTGACGAGCCAAGGGCCTTCATGAGTGATCCAAAATTTATTGTGTGGAGTCCAGTGTGTAGAAACGACATCGCATGGAATTTTGAGAAGTTCCTCATTGGATCCGATGGAGTGCCATTCAAACGCTACAGCAGAAGATACCTGACCAGCAACATTGAGGGAGACATCAAGAAACTTCTCAGCATAGCCCACTAA